The following coding sequences are from one Saccopteryx bilineata isolate mSacBil1 chromosome 3, mSacBil1_pri_phased_curated, whole genome shotgun sequence window:
- the NUP62 gene encoding nuclear pore glycoprotein p62, with the protein MSGFNFGGTGTPTGGFTFGTAKTATTTPATGFSFSTSGTGGFNFGAPSQPAVSTPSTSLFSLTTQAPATQTPGFSFGATTPAAGGTGFSLGISAPKLSLSSAAANPATAQPGGFGLGSSTLTNAISSAVTSSQGTAPTSFVFSSASTSAASSTTPGGFSFTGGNMSQTGGTSSFNIASMGSSAQPTALAGLAFTPAAPAASGAGATQPAAPAPAAATTSAGPTLFASLAAAPASSASTVLSLGAPATTAGTSGAGTLGFSLKAPGAASTTSTAAATTSTTTTAASSFALNLKPLVPAGISSNAPATITAPSGPSAAAGASSSPVMTYAQLESLINKWSLELEDQERHFLQQATQVNAWDRTLIENGEKITALHREVEKVKLDQKRLDQELDFILSQQKELEDLLSPLEESVKEQSGTIYLQHADEEREKTYKLAENIDAQLKRMAQDLKDIIEHLNTSGGPADTSDPLQQICKILNAHMDSLQWIDQNSALLQRKVDEVTKVYEGRRKEQERSFRFTFD; encoded by the coding sequence ATGAGCGGGTTTAATTTTGGAGGCACTGGGACCCCCACAGGCGGGTTTACGTTTGGTACTGCGAAGACAGCAACAACCACTCCTGCCACCGGCTTTTCTTTCTCTACGTCTGGCACTGGCGGGTTTAACTTTGGGGCTCCCTCCCAGCCAGCAGTGAGCACCCCCTCTACCAGCCTCTTCTCGCTCACTACCCAGGCACCGGCAACACAGACGCCAGGGTTCAGTTTTGGAGCCACAACTCCTGCTGCAGGAGGAACTGGGTTTTCCTTAGGGATCAGCGCTCCGAAGCTAAGCCTGAGCAGTGCAGCCGCCAACCCGGCCACAGCACAGCCCGGTGGCTTTGGGCTAGGCAGCAGCACCCTCACCAATGCCATCTCGAGTGCTGTCacctccagccagggcacagcacCCACCAGCTTCGTGTTCAGCTCCGCCTCCACCTCTGCTGCTTCGTCCACTACACCTGGGGGCTTCTCATTCACAGGTGGAAACATGTCCCAGACCGGGGGGACCTCCAGTTTCAATATTGCCTCGATGGGGAGTTCGGCCCAGCCCACAGCACTTGCTGGGCTGGCCTTCACTCCGGCGGCACCAGCAGCCTCTGGAGCAGGAGCCACCCAGCCAGCTGCTCCTGCACCTGCTGCTGCCACCACCAGTGCTGGGCCCACGCTCTTCGCCTCACTGGCTGCTGCTCCAGCCTCGTCGGCCAGCACTGTGCTCTCCCTCGGCGCCCCAGCAACCACAGCTGGAACTTCTGGGGCTGGGACGCTGGGATTCAGTTTAAAGGCCCCTGGAGCAGCTTCAACCACATCCACAGCCGcagccaccacctccaccaccaccaccgccgccaGCAGCTTTGCTTTAAACCTAAAACCCCTGGTACCAGCTGGGATTTCCAGCAATGCACCCGCCACCATAACTGCTCCATCTGGCCCCAGTGCAGCCGCTGGGGCATCCAGCAGTCCTGTGATGACCTACGCCCAGCTGGAGAGTCTAATCAACAAGTGGAGCCTGGAGCTGGAGGACCAGGAGCGCCACTTCCTGCAGCAGGCCACGCAGGTCAATGCCTGGGACCGCACGCTGATCGAGAACGGGGAGAAGATCACCGCCCTCCACCGGGAGGTGGAGAAGGTGAAGCTGGACCAGAAGAGGCTGGACCAAGAGCTCGACTTCATCCTGTCGcagcagaaggagctggaagACCTGCTGAGCCCGCTGGAGGAGTCTGTCAAGGAGCAGAGTGGGACCATCTACCTGCAGCACGCTGACGAGGAGCGCGAGAAAACCTACAAGCTGGCCGAAAACATCGATGCGCAGCTGAAGCGCATGGCCCAGGACCTCAAGGACATCATCGAGCACCTGAATACATCCGGGGGCCCTGCCGACACCAGCGACCCGCTTCAGCAGATCTGCAAGATTCTCAATGCACACATGGACTCCCTGCAGTGGATCGACCAGAACTCGGCCCTGCTGCAGAGGAAGGTGGACGAGGTGACCAAGGTGTACGAGGGGCGGCGCAAGGAGCAGGAGCGCAGCTTCCGGTTCACTTTCGACTGA